Proteins co-encoded in one Pseudophryne corroboree isolate aPseCor3 chromosome 1, aPseCor3.hap2, whole genome shotgun sequence genomic window:
- the LOC135053729 gene encoding uncharacterized protein LOC135053729, whose protein sequence is MHKSISMESQPAVVASSQGENAMREQEKFYRTARKPHLQGFCRMKGITYDGTETRETLVLRLLEWDRGHPEDPDHLSDDEEGPTGIGSNSSNKLPELTDATPAILQSLLGALGEGATPQERAGVIQAILGVQIPAGSGIPESPRSFEQEKRRLGFKDVPTFRENETDIDTHLQIFENLMGVHGIEPADWPKYLGPSLTGRALEAYRALTPQECGVYAFIKKALLAKFQITAESYRLKFRTLNKGGTDSYQEFASQLRQACGKWLEGRQASTVEQIVNLIVVEQLMIKMAPEVREWVADRKPSTPEQAAEWADEYIANRPQWRIFSAAGGTRTPRVEKLSDKEPQVKDSNKGGPIKNITYQQPRFRVANPEPRKCYRCNQPGHVLRDCPRTRGPFPGARPAPVSVVCYPTEEYGEEVVQSDMDGMMGGVYIVDLVLGEEKATPWNMRGHLQTVIVENQQVQGLRDSGASLTLIEPDLIPASQVIPEQYVRIATAGGQQADIPVAKIHLDWGADQGIVEVGVLKGLPAKVILGNDLGQGLVTRFVQVVTRSQTRREVTQATDMVQNQPSQTMGRDHHNADGLSRREETNARLRRPSGRDNSQDSNIGIMPVSSI, encoded by the coding sequence ATGCACAAAAGTATCAGCATGGAGAGTCAGCCAGCAGTTGTGGCCAGCAGTCAAGGGGAGAATGCAATGAGAGAGCAGGAGAAGTTTTACCGTACAGCTCGGAAACCTCACCTACAAGGATTTTGCAGGATGAAGGGAATTACTTATGATGGGACTGAGACCAGGGAAACTCTGGTACTTCGGTTGTTGGAGTGGGATCGGGGGCACCCAGAGGATCCTGACCACCTGAGTGATGATGAAGAGGGACCAACAGGCATTGGTAGTAATTCATCCAATAAGTTACCAGAGTTGACCGATGCCactcctgccatactgcagagcttgctgggggcgctaggcgaaggtgcgaccccacaggagagagctggagtgatccaagctatactaggagtacaaattcctgctggcagtggaattccggagtccccccgaagttttgaacaagagaagcgacgcttgggatttaaggatgttcccacatttcgggaaaatgaaacagacattgacactcacctccagatctttgaaaatctcatgggggtgcatggaatagagccagctgactggccaaagtacttggggccaagtctcactggcagggctctggaaGCCTATCGGGCCCTAACCCCCCAGGAATGTGGAGTCTATGCCTTTATAAAGAAAGCATTGCTTGCTAAGTTCCAGATAACTGCAGAATCTTATCGTCTTAAATTCAGGACACTGAATAAAGGTGGAACTGATTCCTACCAAGAGTTTGCTAGTCAGCTACGGCAAGCCTGTGGGAAATGGCTTGAAGGAAGACAGGCCTCCACTGTGGAGCAGATTGTCAACTTAATTGTGGTAGAACAGCTAATGATTAAGATGGCACCAGAGGTACGGGAGTGGGTCGCAGACAGGAAGCCCAGTACACCTGAACAAGCTGCGGAATGGGCTGATGAATATATAGCCAATCGTCCGCAATGGAGAATCTTCAGTGCAGCAGGCGGTACAAGAACCCCACGAGTGGAGAAGCTCTCTGATAAAGAACCGCAAGTCAAAGATAGTAATAAAGGAGGCCCTATCAAAAACATCACCTATCAGCAACCCAGATTCAGAGTGGCTAACCCAGAACCTCGGAAGTGTTATCGCTGCAATCAACCAGGACACGTGCTTAGGGACTGTCCACGCACAAGAGGGCCATTCCCTGGGGCTAGACCGGCTCCAGTCTCTGTGGTATGTTACCCCACGGAGGAGTATGGTGAAGAGGTCGTCCAGTCAGATATGGATGGGATGATGGGTGGGGTGTATATTGTGGACTTGGTTCTGGGGGAGGAGAAGGCGACTCCCTGGAATATGCGAGGGCACCTACAGACTGTGATAGTGGAGAACCAGCAGGTACAGGGCctacgagactctggggcctcacttacgttgattgagccagacctgattcctgcctcccaggtgatacctgaacagtatgtgcgaattgccactgccgggggacaacaggccgatattcctgttgccaagatacatctggactggggagctgaccaAGGAATCGTGGAAGTCGGAGTACTCAAGGGGCTACCAGCCAAGGTAATCCTCGGGAATGATCTGGGACAAGGACTAGTGACACGCTTCGTCCAGGTGGTAACCAGAAGCCAAACACGAAGAGAGGTGACCCAGGCTACAGATATGGTCCAGAATCAGCCTTCCCAGACAATG